The following are encoded together in the Coffea arabica cultivar ET-39 chromosome 1c, Coffea Arabica ET-39 HiFi, whole genome shotgun sequence genome:
- the LOC113730458 gene encoding villin-1 isoform X4: protein MAHFKDDLDPAFRGAGASPGLEIWCVENLRLVLVPKSSHGKFFSGSAYLVLHTFFLRSGSAWHEIHYWIGRDAKKVDSILASDKALELDLALGSQAVQYREVQGEETQKFLSYFKPCIIPVEGVFSSGQADLETSTYQVSLFTCKGDRVAHIKEVPFTRSSLNHNDVFILDTAFKIFLFSGCNSSSQERAKALEVVQYIKETKHSGKCDIATIEDGKFVADPDAGEFWSLFGGYAPIPKDLPCNSLQLPECPATKLFWITTQGKMCENAPGMLVKEMLSSDKCYMLDCEAEIFVWMGRSTSMTERKASISATEDFVRAQGKSTEIKLTFLTEGSETASFKSYFGDWPEKAEPKLYEEGRGKVAAIFKQQGYDVKELPDDNEEANLFMDICGERKVWRVDSGNLNVVPVVEPMKFYSGDCYIVQYTYLSGGREENLFYAWLGQKSLMDDRVQAISCMNDLVNSVKGDPAMAQIVEGREPLQFFFILKILVIFKGGKSTGYKTFIAENDNADETYHDSKTALFRVEGTSSYNMQAIQVDEVASSLNSSYCFILKTETSTYTWIGNLSSVRDHDLLDRMLDLINPTWQAVLVREGSEPDSFWTTLGGKAEYTREKKIKEFIEDPNLYVLASLEGDLKVKEIFNYSQDDLTTEDVLILDCHSDIYVWVGRHSSVNSKHQALTLGLKFLEKKKSLRQHQLEPPLYVVTEGSEPPFFTCFFQWDPSKANMLGNSFERKLALLKGKTEKLGVL, encoded by the exons ATGGCACACTTCAAGGACGATCTTGATCCTGCATTTCGAGGCGCAGGGGCAAGCCC CGGTCTGGAAATTTGGTGTGTAGAGAATCTCCGGTTGGTTCTGGTTCCAAAATCCTCGCATGGGAAATTCTTTTCTGGAAGTGCATATCTGGTTTTGCAT ACATTCTTTCTTAGAAGCGGCTCTGCTTGGCATGAGATACATTACTGGATTGGAAGGGATGCAAAAAAG GTTGACTCAATTCTGGCATCAGACAAAGCGCTTGAACTGGATTTAGCCCTGGGATCTCAGGCTGTGCAATATCGAGAAGTTCAAGGTGAAGAAACTCAAAAGTTCTTGTCCTATTTCAAACCTTGCATCATCCCAGTTGAAGGGGTGTTTTCTTCTGGACAAGCAGATTTGGAGACTAGTACATACCAAGTCAGCTTGTTTACATGCAAGGGAGATCGTGTTGCTCATATTAAAGAA GTTCCTTTTACTCGGTCGTCTCTGAACCACAATGATGTATTTATACTTGATACGGCATTCAAGATTTTCCTTTTCAGTGGTTGCAACTCCAGTAGTCAAGAAAGAGCTAAGGCTTTGGAGGTTGTGCAATATATTAAAGAAACTAAGCACAGTGGAAAGTGTGATATTGCAACTATAG AAGACGGAAAATTTGTCGCTGATCCTGATGCTGGAGAATTCTGGAGCTTATTTGGTGGTTACGCTCCAATTCCAAAGGACTTACCCTGCAATAGCCTACAACTGCCTGAATGTCCAGCGACAAAACTATTCTG GATAACTACTCAGGGAAAAATGTGTGAGAATGCACCTGGTATGCTGGTTAAAGAGATGCTCAGTTCAGACAAATGTTATATGTTAGATTGTGAAGCTGAGATTTTTGTTTGGATGGGAAGAAGCACCTCAATGACAGAGCGGAAAGCATCAATTTCAGCTACAGAA GATTTTGTGAGAGCTCAGGGAAAATCAACTGAAATCAAATTAACTTTCTTGACTGAAGGATCAGAAACTGCTTCATTTAAGTCATACTTTGGTGATTGGCCTGAAAAAGCAGAGCCAAAATTGTATGAAGAAGGTCGAGGAAAAGTTGCAG CAATATTTAAGCAACAGGGATATGATGTAAAGGAGCTTCCGGATGACAATGAAGAAGCAAACCTGTTTATGGATATATGTGGTGAAAGAAAG GTTTGGCGGGTGGACAGTGGCAATTTAAATGTTGTCCCTGTTGTGGAACCAATGAAGTTTTACAGTGGGGATTGCTACATTGTGCAGTATACATATCTCAGCGGGGGACGGGAGGAGAATTTATTCTATGCTTGGCTTGGTCAAAAAAGTCTGATG GATGATAGAGTCCAGGCAATCTCCTGCATGAATGACCTTGTCAATTCAGTCAAGGGAGACCCAGCAATG GCTCAGATTGTTGAGGGCAGGGAACCACTGcaatttttcttcattctcaAGATACTGGTTATTTTCAAG GGAGGTAAGAGTACAGGGTACAAGACGTTTATTGCAGAAAATGATAATGCTGATGAAACATACCATGACTCTAAGACAGCTCTTTTTCGAGTCGAAGGAACAAGTTCATACAATATGCAAGCCATTCAAGTTGATGAA GTTGCAAGTTCTTTGAATTCTTCCTATTGTTTTATTCTAAAGACTGAGACTTCTACTTATACTTGGATCGGGAATCTCTCCTCTGTCAGAGATCATGATCTTCTCGACAGAATGCTTGATTTGATCAAT CCAACATGGCAAGCTGTACTTGTCAGAGAAGGTAGTGAACCTGATTCTTTCTGGACAACACTGGGTGGAAAGGCAGAATATACTcgggaaaagaaaattaaagaatttaTTGAAGACCCAAATTTATATGTCCTCGCATCTTTGGAGG GGGATTTGAAG GTGAAAGAGATATTTAACTACTCCCAGGATGATTTAACAACAGAAGATGTGCTAATACTAGATTGCCATTCTGATATCTATGTCTGGGTGGGGCGCCATTCCTCTGTTAACTCAAAGCATCAAGCTCTTACTCTTGGCCTG
- the LOC113730458 gene encoding villin-1 isoform X5 yields the protein MAHFKDDLDPAFRGAGASPGLEIWCVENLRLVLVPKSSHGKFFSGSAYLVLHTFFLRSGSAWHEIHYWIGRDAKKVDSILASDKALELDLALGSQAVQYREVQGEETQKFLSYFKPCIIPVEGVFSSGQADLETSTYQVSLFTCKGDRVAHIKEVPFTRSSLNHNDVFILDTAFKIFLFSGCNSSSQERAKALEVVQYIKETKHSGKCDIATIEDGKFVADPDAGEFWSLFGGYAPIPKDLPCNSLQLPECPATKLFWITTQGKMCENAPGMLVKEMLSSDKCYMLDCEAEIFVWMGRSTSMTERKASISATEDFVRAQGKSTEIKLTFLTEGSETASFKSYFGDWPEKAEPKLYEEGRGKVAAIFKQQGYDVKELPDDNEEANLFMDICGERKVWRVDSGNLNVVPVVEPMKFYSGDCYIVQYTYLSGGREENLFYAWLGQKSLMDDRVQAISCMNDLVNSVKGDPAMAQIVEGREPLQFFFILKILVIFKGGKSTGYKTFIAENDNADETYHDSKTALFRVEGTSSYNMQAIQVDEVASSLNSSYCFILKTETSTYTWIGNLSSVRDHDLLDRMLDLINPTWQAVLVREGSEPDSFWTTLGGKAEYTREKKIKEFIEDPNLYVLASLEGDLKVKEIFNYSQDDLTTEDVLILDCHSDIYVWVGRHSSVNSKHQALTLGLKFLEKKKSLRQHQLEPPLYVVTEGSEPPFFTCFFQWDPSKANVL from the exons ATGGCACACTTCAAGGACGATCTTGATCCTGCATTTCGAGGCGCAGGGGCAAGCCC CGGTCTGGAAATTTGGTGTGTAGAGAATCTCCGGTTGGTTCTGGTTCCAAAATCCTCGCATGGGAAATTCTTTTCTGGAAGTGCATATCTGGTTTTGCAT ACATTCTTTCTTAGAAGCGGCTCTGCTTGGCATGAGATACATTACTGGATTGGAAGGGATGCAAAAAAG GTTGACTCAATTCTGGCATCAGACAAAGCGCTTGAACTGGATTTAGCCCTGGGATCTCAGGCTGTGCAATATCGAGAAGTTCAAGGTGAAGAAACTCAAAAGTTCTTGTCCTATTTCAAACCTTGCATCATCCCAGTTGAAGGGGTGTTTTCTTCTGGACAAGCAGATTTGGAGACTAGTACATACCAAGTCAGCTTGTTTACATGCAAGGGAGATCGTGTTGCTCATATTAAAGAA GTTCCTTTTACTCGGTCGTCTCTGAACCACAATGATGTATTTATACTTGATACGGCATTCAAGATTTTCCTTTTCAGTGGTTGCAACTCCAGTAGTCAAGAAAGAGCTAAGGCTTTGGAGGTTGTGCAATATATTAAAGAAACTAAGCACAGTGGAAAGTGTGATATTGCAACTATAG AAGACGGAAAATTTGTCGCTGATCCTGATGCTGGAGAATTCTGGAGCTTATTTGGTGGTTACGCTCCAATTCCAAAGGACTTACCCTGCAATAGCCTACAACTGCCTGAATGTCCAGCGACAAAACTATTCTG GATAACTACTCAGGGAAAAATGTGTGAGAATGCACCTGGTATGCTGGTTAAAGAGATGCTCAGTTCAGACAAATGTTATATGTTAGATTGTGAAGCTGAGATTTTTGTTTGGATGGGAAGAAGCACCTCAATGACAGAGCGGAAAGCATCAATTTCAGCTACAGAA GATTTTGTGAGAGCTCAGGGAAAATCAACTGAAATCAAATTAACTTTCTTGACTGAAGGATCAGAAACTGCTTCATTTAAGTCATACTTTGGTGATTGGCCTGAAAAAGCAGAGCCAAAATTGTATGAAGAAGGTCGAGGAAAAGTTGCAG CAATATTTAAGCAACAGGGATATGATGTAAAGGAGCTTCCGGATGACAATGAAGAAGCAAACCTGTTTATGGATATATGTGGTGAAAGAAAG GTTTGGCGGGTGGACAGTGGCAATTTAAATGTTGTCCCTGTTGTGGAACCAATGAAGTTTTACAGTGGGGATTGCTACATTGTGCAGTATACATATCTCAGCGGGGGACGGGAGGAGAATTTATTCTATGCTTGGCTTGGTCAAAAAAGTCTGATG GATGATAGAGTCCAGGCAATCTCCTGCATGAATGACCTTGTCAATTCAGTCAAGGGAGACCCAGCAATG GCTCAGATTGTTGAGGGCAGGGAACCACTGcaatttttcttcattctcaAGATACTGGTTATTTTCAAG GGAGGTAAGAGTACAGGGTACAAGACGTTTATTGCAGAAAATGATAATGCTGATGAAACATACCATGACTCTAAGACAGCTCTTTTTCGAGTCGAAGGAACAAGTTCATACAATATGCAAGCCATTCAAGTTGATGAA GTTGCAAGTTCTTTGAATTCTTCCTATTGTTTTATTCTAAAGACTGAGACTTCTACTTATACTTGGATCGGGAATCTCTCCTCTGTCAGAGATCATGATCTTCTCGACAGAATGCTTGATTTGATCAAT CCAACATGGCAAGCTGTACTTGTCAGAGAAGGTAGTGAACCTGATTCTTTCTGGACAACACTGGGTGGAAAGGCAGAATATACTcgggaaaagaaaattaaagaatttaTTGAAGACCCAAATTTATATGTCCTCGCATCTTTGGAGG GGGATTTGAAG GTGAAAGAGATATTTAACTACTCCCAGGATGATTTAACAACAGAAGATGTGCTAATACTAGATTGCCATTCTGATATCTATGTCTGGGTGGGGCGCCATTCCTCTGTTAACTCAAAGCATCAAGCTCTTACTCTTGGCCTG